The Mesoterricola silvestris sequence ACCCGGGGCAAGGACGACCTCACCCAGGTGCTGGACCAGGCCCGCCTCGCCCTGGGCCGGGCCGTGGTCCTGGCCCGCAAGATGCTCGACTTCTCGGGGCGCGGCATCGTGCGCCCCGTGCCCCTGGACCTGGCGGCCCTGCTGGAGCGCATCCCCGCGGTGCCGGGCCTGGAGGTCCAGCGGGACTTCCTGCCCGTGCCCCAGGTCCTGGGCGATGCGGGCAAGCTCGAGCAGGTGGTGACGGCCCTCCTGGAGAATGCCCGGGAGGCCGGCGCCTCCCGGGTGCAGCTGCAGCTCCGCACCCACACCGGCGCGGAATCGGCCGCAGACCAGGGCTTCTGGGCCCTGTCCCGGTTCCACGGCGCCGGCGCGGTGTGCCTGCGGGTGCGGGACGACGGCCCCGGCGTGCCCCCGGAGCGCCTGAGCCTGGTGTGCGACCCCTTCTACACCACCCGCGAACCCGGCCGGGGCCTGGGGCTGGCGGCGGCGGTGGGGATCCTGAAGGCGCACCGCGCGGGCTTCCACCTCCGGAACGGGGAGGACGGGGGGCTCGTGGCGCGCCTGTTCTTCAGGCAGGCCTGATCAATCCACCGAGTAGCCGCGCTGCTCCAGGTAGGACCTCAGGGCCTTGTGGTAGGCCCGGCGGGCCCTGGGGGTGCCGGGGTCGGAGGGATCGCTGTAGGCCGGGTCGTAGCCGCTGACCTTGCGGGCGTAGCGCTGGGCGTCGGCGCGGTCCGCCTTCATGCGCTCGGCGCTCTGGCCTTCCCGGGGGCTCACCAGGAGGGCGTCGTGCTCGGGGGCCGGGGGGGCCTCCCGGGGGAATTCGTCCCGGTCGGGGGGATCGGCCACCGTGTAGCCGCCCGAGGGGGCGTCAAGGTAGTAGACATCGTCGTAGCTGTAGTACCTCACGCCGCCGTAGTAGGCGGCCGTAAAGCCGAAGGGCAGCACGTCCACGAAGAGGCCCACGGGGGGGTAGCAGCCCACGTAGGCGCCCCGCCAGGGGCGGTACCAGTGGCCGCCGTGCATGTACCAGGGGGAGCCGCCCCACCGGTAGGTGGCGTAGCCCCGGGGCAGGACGCCCACGCTGCCGTAGACCCGGAAGCCGGTGCCGCCGTGGAAGCCGCCGGGGTTGACCCGGAAGCCCCCGCCGGAGTGGTAGCCCCCGCCGGGGTGGAAGCCGCCTCCTCGTCCGGCCGAGCCGCCGCCGCGGAACCAGGGCTGGCTGGCGAAGGCGGAGCAGGCGATGAGGGAGAGGGCCGCGAAACGGAGGACGTTGGGGAACCTGCGGGTGATGGCCATGGTCCGCTCCTTTCGTGATGTTGGACCCCCGCGGGCCGGGGGGGGTTGAGTTCCGTTCCCAAGATGCAGCCAAGGGCGGGCAGGTTCAATCCTTCCCTCGCGGGGAAGGCGCAGGTTCGCTATAATTTCGTCATCCCACCCGGGGCGAGGCCTATGCTGCCGACTGATTCCATGGATTCCGGCCCTTCCAGGCGCATCGCCCACCTGGACATGGACGCGTACTTCGCCTCGGTGGAACTGCTGCGGTACCCGGAGCTCAAGGGCCTCCCGGTGGTCATCGGGGGGCGCCGGTCCGTTCCGGGGGAGGGCTTCCAGCGCCTGCGGGACTACCGGGGGCGGGGGGTGGTCACCACCTGCACCTACCCGGCCCGGGCCTTCGGGGTGCGCTCGGGCATGGGGCTCATGAAGGCCGCCGCCCTGGCCCCGGACGCCATCCTCCTGCCGGGGGACTACGAAACCTACGCCCGGGTGTCCCGGGCCTTCAAGGCCGCCGTGGCCGAGGTGGCGCCGGCCATCGAGGACCGGGGCATCGACGAGATCTACATCGACCTCACGGAGGTGGAGGGGACCTCGGCGGAACTGGCCCGGCGCCTGAAGGAGGCGGTGAAGGCCGCCACGGGCCTCACCTGCTCGGTGGGGATCACGCCCAACAAGCTTCTGTCCAAGATCGCCTCGGAAATGCAGAAGCCCGACGGGGTGACCCTCCTGGGCCTGGAGGACATCCCGGCCCGCGTCTGGCCCCTGCCGGCCTCGGCCGTCAACGGCATCGGGCCCAAGGCCGCCGCGAAGCTGGAGGCCCTGGGCATCCGCACCATCGGGGACCTGGCTGCGGCGGATCCGGCGCTGCTCCTGCAGCGGTTCGGGCAGAGCTACGGGGCCTGGCTTTCGGACGCGGCCCACGGCCGGGACCAGCGCCCCCTCACCATTGTCCGGGAGGCCAAGTCCATGAGCCGGGAGACCACCTTCGACCGGGACCTGCACCCCCGGGAGGACCGGGAGCGCCTCACCGCCATCCTCCTGGACCTGTGCGGGCGCCTGGCCCAGGACCTGGAGCGCAAGGGCCTCGCCGCCCGGACCGTGGGCATCAAGCTCCGCTTCGACGATTTCTCCATCCTCTCCCGGGACGTGACCCTGGGCTGGGCCGTGGCGTCGCCTGACGCCCTCAGGGACGCGGCCCGGGACTGCCTGCGCCGGGTGACCTTCGACCGCCGCCTGCGCCTCCTGGGGGTGCGGGCCGGGTCCCTGGTGACCCCGGGAACCGGCGGCGCGCCGCGGCCCCTTTTTTGACGAATCCTTGACCGGCGTCAAGGTTGGTTGACCGGAACGGTCGGATATTGGTTGCCGGAGGGACCCCCATGTCCAGCACCATCACCGCCCACACCCGCATCGGCGACATCGTCCTCGAGCATCCCGCGACCATGCGCCTCTTCGAACGCCACAACATCGACTACTGCTGCGGCGGCCACCGCACCCTCGCCGAGGCCTGTGCCCACGCCGGCCGTCAGGCCTCGGACATCCTGCCGGCCCTCCAGGGCCTGGATGCCCCCGCCCCCGAGCCCCTGGACCCCAAGGTCCTGGCCGAGGGCAGCCTCACCGCCCTCATCGCCCACATCGAGTCCACCCACCACGCCTTCACCCGGGAGGAACTGAACCGCGTGGCCCCCCTCATGGAGAAGGTGGCCCGGGTCCACGGCCCCAACCACCCCGAACTGGCCCGGGTGGCGGTGCTCTTCACGGCGCTGTACGACGACCTCATGCCCCACCTCCAGAAGGAGGAGCAGATCCTCTTCCCCTTCATCCGCGGCCTGGAATCCGGCGCCCCCGCCTGCGACACCTGCTTCGGCAGCGTCCGCGGCCCCATCAGCGTCATGCAGAGCGAGCACGAGGCCGCCGGCGACGTGCTCCGCGAGATCCGCGAGCTCACCCGCGACTACACCCTCCCCGACGACGCCTGCGGCAGCTTCCGCTCCCTCTACATGGGCCTCCAGACCCTCGAGCAGGACCTCCACCTCCACATCTACCTCGAAAGCCACATCCTCTTCCCCCGGGCGGCCGACCTGGAGACGGCCAAGGCCTGAGTCGTACGTGTTCCGGACCTTCGCGCCGGTTCGTCATCGCCGGACAAGCCGGCGATGACGGGGGGGTGGGACGGGGCGATGGGGCTGTGCTGCGCCCATTTCCTCCGTTGGGCGTTCGGGAGGGCGGACCGCACGGGCCCTCCGGGAAGTCCCAGTCATGGTGGGCGGCTTCCGAAGGCCTGAAGGATCCGCTTCGCGTGGCTCAGGCCGGTTCCGGCAGGCGCCGCCGCTGATCAGCGGCGGCGCGCGTGGGGCATCGGGGACCTCCCACTCGCAGCGGGTCCCTCCCCGCCATAGGCCGCTCCGGAAGGCCCTTGGGCCGGCCTTGCCGGACCACCGAGCGAAGCAGGTACGTGAAACCCCGTCCCATCGTCCCCTCCGGAATCCCACGAGGCCGGCTTGTCCGGCCGAGTAACCGGCGCGGAGGTCCGGGACCCGGGCACGTGCATCGATGGTGAAGTGAAAAAGCGGCGGGAACGGAGTAGGCTGGGGCATGCGATTCATCCTCGTACTGCTTTCCGCCCTGGTGCTGAATGCGCAGGGGTTTGACGCCAAGGGGCTCGCGGAGCTGCGGGGGGCCCTGGCGGGGGCCATCGGGCGGAAGGTGACGCCGGGGGCGGTGGTGTGGGTGGGCAGGGGGGGCGCGGACGCGCACTGGGCGCAGGGGGACCGGGCGCTGGTGCCCCGGCGGGAGCCCATGACCGAGGACACCGTCTTCGATGTGGCTTCGCTCACCAAGGTCGTGGCCACCCTTCCGTGCGTGATGGTGCTGGTGGAGCGGGGGAAGATCGATCTGGAGGCTCCGGTGCGGGCCTACCTTCCGGAGTTCGCGGGCGCGGGGGTGACGGTGCGGCACCTGCTCACCCACACCTCGGGGCTGATTCCGGACCTGGCGCTCACGGAGGCCTGGAGCGGCTACGGGGAGGGCATCCGGCGCGCCTGCGCCTGCGTGCCGGACCCGCCTCCGGGGCGGGAATTCCGGTACAGCGACGTGAACTTCATCCTCCTGGGGGAGATCGTGCGACGGGTGTCGGGCATGCCCCTGGACGCCTTCGCGGCCCGGGAGGTGTTCGGGCCCCTGGGCATGGCCTCCACCACCTTCCGGCCCGACCCGGCCCGGGTGGCCCCCACGGAGCGGGACGAGCACGGCGTCATGCTCCGGGGCGTGGTGCACGATCCCACGGCGCGCCGCATGGGCGGCTGCGCGGGGCACGCGGGGCTCTTCTCCACCGCGGGCGACCTCGCGAGGTACGCGCGGTTCCTGCTCAAGGGCGGGTCCGTCCTCCGGCCCGCGACCCTGGCCCTCATGCGCAGCGTCCAGACCCCGGCGTCGGTGTACGAGCGCAGGGGGCTGGGCTGGGACCTGGATTCCTCCTTCAGCCGCCCCCGGGGCGCCCTCTTCGGGCTGGGCTCGTACGGGCACACGGGGTTCACGGGCACCGCCCTCTGGATCGATCCGGCCTCGGACACCTTCTACGTCCTGCTCACCACCCGCCTCCACCCCGACGGCAAGGGCGTCACGCGGGATCTCTACTACGAGGTGGGCACCCTCGCCGCCCGGGCGGCGGGGATCACGGAGCGGCGGGACACGGCGATCTTCCCCCGCACCCGGGAGGAGGTGCCCACCGTCCTCAACGGCATCGACGTGCTGGAGCGCTCCGGGTTCGGGGTCCTCAAGGGCCTGCGCATCGGCCTGGTCACGAACCACACGGGCATCGACAACGAGCGCCGGGCCACGGTGGACGTGCTCAAGGCCGCGCCGGGGGTGACCCTGGTGCGGCTCTTCAGCCCCGAGCACGGGATCCGCGGGCAGCTGGACCAGGAGGGCATTCCCGATTCCGAGGACGCCCTCTCCGGCCTGCCGGTGATCAGCCTCTACAAGACCGGCCAGCGCGCGCCGTCGCCCGGGGACCTGGCGGACCTGGACGCCCTGGTCTTCGACATCCAGGACATCGGCTGCCGCTTCTACACCTACATCGCCACCCTGAAGGGCTGCCTCGAGGCCGCGGCGGCCGCGGGCAAGCCCCTTATCGTCCTGGACCGGGTCAATCCCGTGCGCGGGGACCGGGTGGAGGGGCCCGTGGTCCCCGCCGCCCCGGGCTTCACGGCCTGCCATCCCATCGCCATCCGCCACGGCATGACGGTGGGGGAGCTGGCGGGGATGTTCAACGCGGAGCTCAAGCTGGGCGCCAAGCTGCAGGTGGTGCGGGTGCAGGGCTGGCGGCGGGACCAGTGGTACGACGCCACGGCCCTGCCGTGGAAGGACCCTTCGCCCAACATGCGCAACCTCAACGCCGCGGCCCTGTACCCGGGGGTGGGCCTGCTGGAGACGGCCATCAGCGTCGGGCGGGGCACGGGAACGCCCTTCCAGGTGCTGGGCGCCCCCTACGTCAACGACCGGGTCCTGGCCCACGAGCTCAACAAGCTGGGCCTGCCCGGGGTGAGCTTCGTTCCCGACCGCTTCCGGCCCACGGCCAGCGTCTTCAAGGACCAGGAGTGCGGGGGCGTGCGCATCCTCCTCACGGACCGGGACGCCCTGCGCCCCGTGGAGCTGGGGGTGGCCATCGCCCACACCCTGCGCCACCTGTACGGCTCGGCCTTCGATCTGGCGAAGGTCAACCGCCTCCTGCAGGACGACGCCTCCATCGCCCTGCTGGCGGCGGACAAGCCCTTCCAGGCCGTCGTCCAGGGTTGGGACGAGGCCCGCGCCGACTTCCTGCGGCGGCGCGCGGCCTTCCTCCTCTACCCATGACGGGCGGCCTTTCCATCCTCCCGCTCCAGGCCGGGGCCGACGCGGAGGCCTGCGCGGCCCTGCTGGCCTCCTCCGAGCCCTGGAGGACCCTGGGCCTGGGCCAGGCCGCGCTCCTGGCGCAGATCCAGGACCCGGGCCGGGAGCGCTACGTGGCGCGCATGGGGGACCGCCTCGCGGGGTACCTGGCCCTGACCCTCCAGGGCGCCTTCGTGGGGTACGTCCAGACCATCTGCGTGGCGCCGGGGTTCCGGAACCTGGGCCTGGGGGCCGAGCTCATCGCCTTCGCGGAGGCGCGCATCTTCCGGGACCACCCCAACGTCTTCCTGTGCGTGTCCGCCTTCAACCACGGCGCGCGGCGCTTCTACGCGCGCCTGGGCTACGCCGCGGTGGGGGAGCTAACGGATT is a genomic window containing:
- a CDS encoding DUF6515 family protein, with amino-acid sequence MAITRRFPNVLRFAALSLIACSAFASQPWFRGGGSAGRGGGFHPGGGYHSGGGFRVNPGGFHGGTGFRVYGSVGVLPRGYATYRWGGSPWYMHGGHWYRPWRGAYVGCYPPVGLFVDVLPFGFTAAYYGGVRYYSYDDVYYLDAPSGGYTVADPPDRDEFPREAPPAPEHDALLVSPREGQSAERMKADRADAQRYARKVSGYDPAYSDPSDPGTPRARRAYHKALRSYLEQRGYSVD
- the dinB gene encoding DNA polymerase IV → MLPTDSMDSGPSRRIAHLDMDAYFASVELLRYPELKGLPVVIGGRRSVPGEGFQRLRDYRGRGVVTTCTYPARAFGVRSGMGLMKAAALAPDAILLPGDYETYARVSRAFKAAVAEVAPAIEDRGIDEIYIDLTEVEGTSAELARRLKEAVKAATGLTCSVGITPNKLLSKIASEMQKPDGVTLLGLEDIPARVWPLPASAVNGIGPKAAAKLEALGIRTIGDLAAADPALLLQRFGQSYGAWLSDAAHGRDQRPLTIVREAKSMSRETTFDRDLHPREDRERLTAILLDLCGRLAQDLERKGLAARTVGIKLRFDDFSILSRDVTLGWAVASPDALRDAARDCLRRVTFDRRLRLLGVRAGSLVTPGTGGAPRPLF
- the ric gene encoding iron-sulfur cluster repair di-iron protein: MSSTITAHTRIGDIVLEHPATMRLFERHNIDYCCGGHRTLAEACAHAGRQASDILPALQGLDAPAPEPLDPKVLAEGSLTALIAHIESTHHAFTREELNRVAPLMEKVARVHGPNHPELARVAVLFTALYDDLMPHLQKEEQILFPFIRGLESGAPACDTCFGSVRGPISVMQSEHEAAGDVLREIRELTRDYTLPDDACGSFRSLYMGLQTLEQDLHLHIYLESHILFPRAADLETAKA
- a CDS encoding exo-beta-N-acetylmuramidase NamZ domain-containing protein; its protein translation is MRFILVLLSALVLNAQGFDAKGLAELRGALAGAIGRKVTPGAVVWVGRGGADAHWAQGDRALVPRREPMTEDTVFDVASLTKVVATLPCVMVLVERGKIDLEAPVRAYLPEFAGAGVTVRHLLTHTSGLIPDLALTEAWSGYGEGIRRACACVPDPPPGREFRYSDVNFILLGEIVRRVSGMPLDAFAAREVFGPLGMASTTFRPDPARVAPTERDEHGVMLRGVVHDPTARRMGGCAGHAGLFSTAGDLARYARFLLKGGSVLRPATLALMRSVQTPASVYERRGLGWDLDSSFSRPRGALFGLGSYGHTGFTGTALWIDPASDTFYVLLTTRLHPDGKGVTRDLYYEVGTLAARAAGITERRDTAIFPRTREEVPTVLNGIDVLERSGFGVLKGLRIGLVTNHTGIDNERRATVDVLKAAPGVTLVRLFSPEHGIRGQLDQEGIPDSEDALSGLPVISLYKTGQRAPSPGDLADLDALVFDIQDIGCRFYTYIATLKGCLEAAAAAGKPLIVLDRVNPVRGDRVEGPVVPAAPGFTACHPIAIRHGMTVGELAGMFNAELKLGAKLQVVRVQGWRRDQWYDATALPWKDPSPNMRNLNAAALYPGVGLLETAISVGRGTGTPFQVLGAPYVNDRVLAHELNKLGLPGVSFVPDRFRPTASVFKDQECGGVRILLTDRDALRPVELGVAIAHTLRHLYGSAFDLAKVNRLLQDDASIALLAADKPFQAVVQGWDEARADFLRRRAAFLLYP
- a CDS encoding GNAT family N-acetyltransferase; its protein translation is MTGGLSILPLQAGADAEACAALLASSEPWRTLGLGQAALLAQIQDPGRERYVARMGDRLAGYLALTLQGAFVGYVQTICVAPGFRNLGLGAELIAFAEARIFRDHPNVFLCVSAFNHGARRFYARLGYAAVGELTDYLIAGQSEILMRKTRGPKLP